The following is a genomic window from Nitrosomonas communis.
GGATTGCATTCCCTGTTTGATGGATACCTGCCGTAAGGGTACCTGAAAACGTTCTGCAAGAAATTTTAATAGCACTTTATTTGCCTTACCTTCCACAGGTGGAGCAGAAAGTCTTATTTTAAGCGCATCACCGTGCAACCCTGCCAATTCGGTATGCTTTGCGCCTGGCTGGATATAAAGCGTTAAAATAAGATTGCAATTGCCATCGTATTGATACCAGCTCATCAGAACATGACTGAAATTCCCTGTTGCACATTTCCCACAATCATTAACAGCAACTGTAACAGGATAATGGCGAATAAGGGCGATAGATCAACATTAGCGATAGGCGGAATATAGCGTTGAAAAATACTCAGAATAGGTCGTGTGAAACCGTCAAGTATTGGCGCCAATGGGCTGTAAGGATTAATCCAGGAAAGCACTGCTTGTACAATCAGCATAATCATCACAATGTACAGCGTCATTCTAACAAGCTCAATTAATGCGAGTAGCCCAAATCCTATGAATGTGCTTATAAGCGATGAATCGAGCCCATAACCTTTTAAATTACTTACTCCCACAAGGATAATAAATTGTGTCAACCAGGCCAGCACCAATGTGGAAAGATCAAAGCCCCTCCAAGCAGGAATTACCCGGCGCACCGGCAGAACGATAAAATTGGTAACGGCTACAAGAAATTTCGATAAGGGATTATAGGAAGGAGTACGCAACAATTGCATATAGAAGCGTAGCAGCAGCGCAAGGGAAAATAAGCCAAGTACAGTATCTAAAAGAAATATCAGTATTTGATTGGACATCACATGCTCCCTGGAAATTTTGATACTAAGAGTTTAAAGCTATAGGCTGCCTAATTCATCACCCATTTGTTGAGCACGCTTGAAAGCCACATGAACTGCACGCACAATTGCATTTTTAATATCCTCCTGCTCCATCTTTAGCAGTGCCTGCTCAGTCGTACCACCTTTCGAAGTTACCCGTGATCGTAAGATGCCAACATCTTCTTCACTTTGACCTGCAAGTTGCACGGCGCCTAGAAAGGTCTGCAAAGTCAGCTGCCTTGCTTGTTCGATACTCAAACCCAACTCCACTCCAACCTGCAGCATTGCTTCCATAAAATAAAAAACATAAGCCGGACCGCTACCTGAGATCGCCGTCACCGCGTCCAAAAGCGCTTCCTGTTCCACCCACAATACTAATCCCACCGCGTTCAGAATCGAGGTGGCATTTTCCTTCTGTTGATTAATCACAGTCGGTAATGCATATAAGCCTGTGACTCCAGCACGAATCAAAGAAGGGGTGTTGGGCATGGCCCGTACGATATAGTCATAGCTTCCTAGCCAGCGAGATAAATCGGATGTCCGAATGCCCGCTGCGATAGAAATAACCAACTGACCAGCAAGTAAGGGAGCAAGTTGCTTCGCTACAGTAAAAAGCTGCTGTGGCTTAACGGCTAAAATGATCACATCGCGATCGATAATACCTGCTCTAAGCTCAGTCCCAGTTGTTACTCCAAATTGATGTTTGATTTTTTCCCGATTTTCTGCATTTATTTCTACCACATGTATTTGTGCTCCAGGGTAGTCTTGCTGCAATAGCCCACCAATCAAGGCACTAGCCATATTGCCACCACCAACAAACGTAATATTCATGTTATTCCCAAACTTATTATTTCTATGCAAGCAACTACTCGCATTTAGCTAGTTTTAATCATTAACGCCAATACATTCTCAGGTTAAATTTCGTTGCTTTGGCTTAGGCAACTGTCTTATCCATTTCCAGATCAAAACTTGCTTTGTCGGCTTTACCATACCGTATGATTGATATTGCTTGCAGCTCACCTTTGCATCATTTTTGATTTAGAAATGGAATTAGCGTTTAAATATATTTATGATTATCGTGAGCACGATACTTACGATAATCATGGAAGTAATGGGGATAAAAACCTTTATTCGTTCTGTTTCTATCCTGATATCGCCAGGCAATTTACCAAACCAGCTTAATAGCCAGGGAGCTACATGCAATATTGCACCCAGAATAAGCAATATTGCGCCTGCAATCATGATCCATCGTGCCATAAAATCCATACTCAAAAGTAACGTTCATGTTAGAAAGGTTAGAATAGTATGCTGGCAGACCTAATAGATAGGCGAGCAACTCATTTTTGACACTCTGGACAATAAAAACTTGAACGCTGTCCTTGCTTAATCTGTTTAATTATACTGCCACATATTCGGCATGGCTGGTTTGCCCGGCCATATACCCAATATTGCTGCTGGAAATAGCCTGGACTCCCATCGCATTTAACAAAATCTCTTAAACTGCTGCCGCCAGCTTCTATTGCTGCACTAAGAATGGTCTTGATGGAGCAAGCCAATTTCTCATATTGACTCAGACTAATTTTACCGGCCATCGTTCTCGGATGGATACCGGCACGAAATAATGCCTCATTAGCATAAATGTTACCTATACCCACCACAATCCGATTATTCATCAGCACTTCCTTAATACTGCTAATACGATTCCGTGTCCTCTCATATAAGCTTTTTCCACCAAAAGATGGACACAACGGCTCCTCACCGAGCTGTGCCAGCAAGGGGTGTTGCATGACATCTCCTGTATTCCACAAAATTGCTCCAAAACGACGAGGATCTCTAAAACGAAGAATGACACCATTTGCAAGTTCCAGGTCAAAATGATCATGCTTCTGCGGTGGAACTTGAGCAAATATTAAACGCAAACTTCCAGACATACCCAAATGCACAATCAACGTCCCTTTGCTGCAAATGAGCAGGAGATATTTTGCACGTCGGACGATTGCAGTGATTTCCTGTCCTACCAGAACCTCTTCAAGATTACTCTGAATCGGCCATCGCAGGCGGGGATTCCTAACTATCACATGCACGATACGCTGGTTTAACAAATATGGCTCAATGCCTTGCCGCGTGACTTCGACTTCAGGTAATTCAGGCATTATTCCGTAAAGACCGCTTGCTCCTTATAAATCGAAAAAGGATCCAGCAATCGTTTACCGATACTACTGGAAAAATGGTAACGTATGCCTTCGTCTTCACGCAATAAGGTTAGCTCAGATTCATTCTGCTCAGCAATCAATTTAATCCTTCTTCCATCTTGCAGCATAATGCTGATTTTTTCTCCGTCCGTACCCACTTTACCAGAATTCAGTGTCAGATAGCTGGCATGAACCAATTGCCAGTTCTGAACCCATTGATTTAACTCATCCTGACTTAATGCTTGCTTCACATGCGGCGAATTCACTTGCCAGTTCTCTTCCTGCTTCAAATGAATATGCGCCAATTCAAACTCAACTGGAATCTCATCTTCCGCAAATACTTTTGAATCCAGCAGATCGGTGGGCAATACTGGCAACGTCGCAGCGTAGCGGGGTGAAATCAGAAATACCTGCTGCTTTGTTGCCAGATATTGCTCGCCGGTAATAGGCGCCAGATCACCAAAACTGAACAATTCTTGATCGACTTGCAGCTCAAGAACGGGTGATGCTAGACCATAGCGGCTCAGATTTACTGGTGGTAAAAGATACTGGCTGGTTGCAGAGAGCATTTCGAGGATGCGTTCAACTTTTACGTCATTCACTCTGCCTTGCACAGGTTCTCTCATCTGCCAGCGATTACCCGACCGACTTAATTCAATCAGGGTGTCTTCTCTAGTGATACGGATATGCTGCACTGCTTCCGCAGCGAGCGATGAAATTTTATAAGATTCCTCTTCCTGTAACGAAGGTTTAATGTAGAGAAACGCTGCCAGCGCCATGACGGTGACAAACATAATCAGATTAAGCCAGGAATGGGAATGCATAGGGTTACCTTCTCCTACGATGCCACCAAATCATTATTCCGCTCACCAGAAACAGCAAGGGAAGCACAATGAGAAAGCTAATAACCATCACGGTTAATGCAGGTTCTTTTAATATTAATTGACTATCAATGGTTGCCCGAGGTTGAATAGTAATCAAATCCTCATCACCTGCAAGCCAGTTGACCAGATTCATTCCAAAATCGATATTACCGCCATTCCCTAGATAGGTATTTGCCAGCAAATGTCCGCTTCCAACCACAACGATACGCTGCTCGCGCTCATCAATAGTACGTTTCAATGCCACTGCCACGCTAACCGGACCCGCCACATCATCAGTTTCATTAAAAGTAGGCGCATCATTCAACTCTCCAGTCTCCACCCATCCTTCTGGCGCCACTTCAACCAATGAAGTACCCTGCCATTTCTCGTTTTCATTGAAAATAATCTGTCGTGCAAAAGGAAATACCGAAATAAAATCAAAATCCTCAGTGATAGCATGTTGTCCATAAATTGTTCCCAGTGCAAACGTGATAGGCGCTCTCAATCGTTTAGCCTGGGGATCGACCACCACACCAGGTGTGAAAGTCAAATCTAATTTTTCAGCCAGCGGCAACAGGCCATATAATGATTCTTGGTCTACCAACCATAATAAATTGCCGCCACGCTCGATGTAATCAAGCAATATATCTACTTCACCAGCCATCAAATCAGTTTGTGGAGAGGCAATGATAAGCACACTTGTATTGGATGGGATTTCCATTGTGCTAGCCAGATTAAGTGCTTCGCCTCTAAAGCCATTTTCTGTCAATTTCTTGCCAAAGTCTCCCATATCACGATTAGCAATGCCATCTAGCTTACGTTCACCATGGCCTGAAAGTATCATCAATTGCTTTTGATCAGATCGAGCCAATCGCATCAATGCATTGGTAAAGGTTTGTTCATTAATAGTGGTAAGATGTTCACTTCGATCATTAAAAGCTATCACCATTTCGCCATTCATTCTGACGCCTGCTTCTTCAGCAAGATGAGGCTGCTCAATGGGATCAATAAAGTTAAGCGTAAGATCAGGCTTAATTCGCTGGTAGGCAACAATAAAATCACTAATAATTTTTCTGATATCTCCTAGCTGAGGATCCTGGTGAGTGGCATAAACCGTGACCATCACTGGACCATTGAGTTTTTGCACCACATCCAGGCTGGCCTTACTCAAGCTATTACGATTATTCTGACTGATATCCCATTGTGTACGAAACTCAAACGCCAGATAACCCAGCATACTAACCAATACCAAGAGCAACACAACAAATAACCCATTTTGCAACAGCAAATGGAGTCGCAATTTTTTATTAACTGTAATCATTCAGATCATGTACCCAAAAACACTGGCAATCCAGGCTCATCCATGAAGCCGTTTTCCATCCAGGCGACGAATAGTCAATATGAGAAAAGT
Proteins encoded in this region:
- a CDS encoding DUF167 domain-containing protein, producing MSWYQYDGNCNLILTLYIQPGAKHTELAGLHGDALKIRLSAPPVEGKANKVLLKFLAERFQVPLRQVSIKQGMQSRYKIVEIYQPSLGPQVLSADDCLK
- the proC gene encoding pyrroline-5-carboxylate reductase — protein: MNITFVGGGNMASALIGGLLQQDYPGAQIHVVEINAENREKIKHQFGVTTGTELRAGIIDRDVIILAVKPQQLFTVAKQLAPLLAGQLVISIAAGIRTSDLSRWLGSYDYIVRAMPNTPSLIRAGVTGLYALPTVINQQKENATSILNAVGLVLWVEQEALLDAVTAISGSGPAYVFYFMEAMLQVGVELGLSIEQARQLTLQTFLGAVQLAGQSEEDVGILRSRVTSKGGTTEQALLKMEQEDIKNAIVRAVHVAFKRAQQMGDELGSL
- a CDS encoding DUF2905 domain-containing protein translates to MARWIMIAGAILLILGAILHVAPWLLSWFGKLPGDIRIETERIKVFIPITSMIIVSIVLTIIINIFKR
- a CDS encoding GldG family protein yields the protein MITVNKKLRLHLLLQNGLFVVLLLVLVSMLGYLAFEFRTQWDISQNNRNSLSKASLDVVQKLNGPVMVTVYATHQDPQLGDIRKIISDFIVAYQRIKPDLTLNFIDPIEQPHLAEEAGVRMNGEMVIAFNDRSEHLTTINEQTFTNALMRLARSDQKQLMILSGHGERKLDGIANRDMGDFGKKLTENGFRGEALNLASTMEIPSNTSVLIIASPQTDLMAGEVDILLDYIERGGNLLWLVDQESLYGLLPLAEKLDLTFTPGVVVDPQAKRLRAPITFALGTIYGQHAITEDFDFISVFPFARQIIFNENEKWQGTSLVEVAPEGWVETGELNDAPTFNETDDVAGPVSVAVALKRTIDEREQRIVVVGSGHLLANTYLGNGGNIDFGMNLVNWLAGDEDLITIQPRATIDSQLILKEPALTVMVISFLIVLPLLFLVSGIMIWWHRRRR
- the mutM gene encoding bifunctional DNA-formamidopyrimidine glycosylase/DNA-(apurinic or apyrimidinic site) lyase, with product MPELPEVEVTRQGIEPYLLNQRIVHVIVRNPRLRWPIQSNLEEVLVGQEITAIVRRAKYLLLICSKGTLIVHLGMSGSLRLIFAQVPPQKHDHFDLELANGVILRFRDPRRFGAILWNTGDVMQHPLLAQLGEEPLCPSFGGKSLYERTRNRISSIKEVLMNNRIVVGIGNIYANEALFRAGIHPRTMAGKISLSQYEKLACSIKTILSAAIEAGGSSLRDFVKCDGSPGYFQQQYWVYGRANQPCRICGSIIKQIKQGQRSSFYCPECQK
- a CDS encoding DUF4340 domain-containing protein — its product is MHSHSWLNLIMFVTVMALAAFLYIKPSLQEEESYKISSLAAEAVQHIRITREDTLIELSRSGNRWQMREPVQGRVNDVKVERILEMLSATSQYLLPPVNLSRYGLASPVLELQVDQELFSFGDLAPITGEQYLATKQQVFLISPRYAATLPVLPTDLLDSKVFAEDEIPVEFELAHIHLKQEENWQVNSPHVKQALSQDELNQWVQNWQLVHASYLTLNSGKVGTDGEKISIMLQDGRRIKLIAEQNESELTLLREDEGIRYHFSSSIGKRLLDPFSIYKEQAVFTE
- a CDS encoding YggT family protein, which gives rise to MSNQILIFLLDTVLGLFSLALLLRFYMQLLRTPSYNPLSKFLVAVTNFIVLPVRRVIPAWRGFDLSTLVLAWLTQFIILVGVSNLKGYGLDSSLISTFIGFGLLALIELVRMTLYIVMIMLIVQAVLSWINPYSPLAPILDGFTRPILSIFQRYIPPIANVDLSPLFAIILLQLLLMIVGNVQQGISVMF